In Zymoseptoria tritici IPO323 chromosome 7, whole genome shotgun sequence, the genomic window TCCCACTTTCACCGAGGCCATGCGCCAGGGTGCTGAGGTCTATCAGGCGCTCAAGTCTCTCGCCAAGAAGAAGTATGGCCAGTCTGCCGGCAACGTCGGTGACGAGGGTGGTGTTGCTCCTGACATTCAGACCGCCGAGGAGGCTCTCGAGCTCATCACCGAGGCCATCGAGTCGGCTGGCTACACCGGAAAGATGAAGATCGCCATGGACGTCGCCTCTTCCGAATTCTACCGCGATGGAAAGTACGATCTGGACTTCAAGAACCCTGACAGCGACAAGAGCAAGTGGGTGACATACGAGCAACTCGCCGACCAATACCGTCAGCTCGCGGCCAAGTACCCCATCGTCTCGATCGAGGATCCtttcggcgaggaggactgGGAGGCATGGTCATACTTCATGAAGGATTCCGAGTTCCAGCTTGTCGGTGACGACTTGACTGTGACCAACCCAACCTTCATCAAGAAGGCCATCGAGACCAAGGCTTGCAAcgctctccttctcaagGTCAACCAGATCGGTACCATCTCCGAGGCCATCCAAGCCGCCAAGGACGCCTACGCCGCCGGTTGGGGTGTCATGGTCTCCCACCGCTCCGGTGAGACCGAAGATGTGACCATTGCCGATATCGCTGTGGGTCTCCGCGCTGGACAGATCAAGACTGGTGCTCCCGCTCGTTCGGAGCGTCTCGCCAAGCTCAACCAGATTCTGCgcatcgaggaggagcttgGTGACAACGCCGTGTACGCTGGCAACAAGTTCCGGACCGCCGTCAACTTGTAGGTGGTGTCGTAGGGGTGAGAGGGTGTGTGACTCATGGGGTTGCGGAGCGAAAAAGCGAAGCGTACTCGAAAGAAGTAGATGATCTTCTCCGGCATGGCGGATAGCTATTGCTCTTACATGACGAATGAACAAAAAGACCCATGCATTGCATAGACAAAGTTTCAAGCATACTCTTGGTACAGTCATTCTTCTCGCTCGTGCCTGAGTTCAAGGTAGTGTTGTCTACCTAATGGTATGCTGCCTGTATGCAAAGAAGACTCCTGGGCTATATGACGattgcggcggcgacgagacgGCCGCGTGGTTGAAGTTCAAGTGCGGCGGTGGGTGTTGATTGCGGTCAAGTCGCATGCGAGATGACTTTGAGGCTCATGCCATAGTCCTCCGAGCTCTCTCCGAAGTACCTCCGTTGGTGCTGGGACGTGCTCACTTCCTTCCAGACATCACTCCTCCAAAggtccctcctcctcctaccTTAGGTTACCTTACAAACTCATAAACGTCGACAAGCTTCACTGATACTTCCGGTCATGGGACTCGCAGCTCGTCTTGCATTCTGATCCACACGCGGTACAGAACGTCACTCCCCATCCAAGCAGATCGACAGCGTCCAGCATGACATGTCGACCATCGATCAAGAAACACACATCTTCATCACAGGAGGCTCAGGCTTTCTCGGACAGTAC contains:
- the ENO1 gene encoding uncharacterized protein (phosphopyruvate hydratase; enolase; 2-phosphoglycerate dehydratase; 14-3-2-protein; nervous-system specific enolase; phosphoenolpyruvate hydratase; 2-phosphoglyceric dehydratase; 2-phosphoglycerate enolase; gamma-enolase), translated to MPISKIHARSVYDSRGNPTVEVDIVTETGLHRAIVPSGASTGAHEACELRDGDKSKWGGKGVSKAVANVNDKIAPALIKKNLDVKDQSAVDAFLNELDGTTNKTELGANAILGVSMAVAKAAAAEKRVPLYAHISDLAGTKKPYVLPVPFMNVLNGGSHAGGRLAFQEFMVVPCEAPTFTEAMRQGAEVYQALKSLAKKKYGQSAGNVGDEGGVAPDIQTAEEALELITEAIESAGYTGKMKIAMDVASSEFYRDGKYDLDFKNPDSDKSKWVTYEQLADQYRQLAAKYPIVSIEDPFGEEDWEAWSYFMKDSEFQLVGDDLTVTNPTFIKKAIETKACNALLLKVNQIGTISEAIQAAKDAYAAGWGVMVSHRSGETEDVTIADIAVGLRAGQIKTGAPARSERLAKLNQILRIEEELGDNAVYAGNKFRTAVNL